Proteins from one Mus pahari chromosome 10, PAHARI_EIJ_v1.1, whole genome shotgun sequence genomic window:
- the C10H11orf71 gene encoding uncharacterized protein C11orf71 homolog: MAQNSVSLSAGDQANRMAHRSSQGDLNPSAMAWAMVSGDSFLVTRLDPNQPGPRPPARPSVRTDRRRVPVGGRSRSRSRQGRFSPYPIPGVKLDLLRSVLQQRLVALGTALATRISA; this comes from the coding sequence ATGGCCCAGAACTCGGTGTCGCTGTCCGCCGGCGATCAAGCCAACAGGATGGCCCACCGATCCTCCCAAGGAGATCTCAACCCGTCGGCCATGGCTTGGGCGATGGTCTCCGGAGATAGCTTCCTGGTTACTAGGCTTGATCCGAATCAGCCGGGACCTCGGCCACCAGCGCGACCCAGCGTTCGGACCGACAGACGTCGAGTGCCTGTCGGTGGCCGCAGCCGGAGCCGAAGCCGCCAAGGCAGATTCTCGCCTTACCCGATCCCAGGCGTCAAGCTCGACCTCTTAAGAAGTGTGCTGCAGCAGCGTCTGGTTGCGTTGGGAACTGCTCTCGCAACCCGAATCTCAGCGTAG